tacatgtacattgcatttcattttcattgcttTCTGTCTTTGGATATTTAAATGGATTCGGCAATGCTCCTCATTCCCTTGCTGTTGGCGGTGTCATCAGTTTTCTCTCAGAACCCTTTGCAGTATGGCACCATCAGCGTCAACTCCAGTGCCGGAGTCATCACGGGGATGAAGCAATATACCACTGTCTACGGCAATGCAGCGCCCGTGAAGTGCTTCTTTGGGATCCCGTACGCCGAACCACCTACGGGGGCTCGAAGGTTCTCACGACCAGTAGCGAAGGCACCTTTCAAGGATGTTTATGACGCAACATCTGTGGATAGACCCATCTGTTACCAGAATATGGAATTACTGCAGGGAAACCCTGGACCCATTTATAATCAGACCGAGGATTGTCTTCTTTTAAACATTTACGCTCCACTCCATGCTACGCCATCCATTAAGAGAGCTGTGATGATCTGGATCCATGGTGGAGGCTGGGTTGTTGGATCTAGTCGGCAATGGGATGGCTCCTTCATAGCCAGCTATGGGGACGTGGTGGTCGTCACGCTAAACTATCGTCTGGGGCCTTTAGGCTATCTCGGCACTGAGGACTCGGTGGTTCAAGTTAACGGAGGCCTCTTTGACCAACTCCTGGCCATCAAGTGGGTGAAGGCAAACATTGGCGCATTTGGCGGCGACGCTGACGCCATCACTATTTTTGGAGTGTCCGCTGGAGGGTTCGACACGTCCTTGCAGTGCATTTCACCCCTTTCTGCCGGTGCAGGCTTGTTCAAGCGATGCATTCCGCAGAGTGGCGCTGCAATCTTCACTACACCAAATCATATTCCTTTTACTCGCACACCGTTGAAAAATGCCCAGACTCTTGCAGCCACCCTGAGCTGTACTACAGACAACACAGTCGATATGGTTGAGTGCCTGCGAACAAGATCGGTTGACGAGATCCAGAAGGCGGCCAGTACCCTCCTTCTTGACGGTAGACCGGTCAACTTTCAGCCTGTAATTGATGGCGATTTCCTGCCGGAGTCACCCCTCGACCTGTTCTCAAACCCAAACATGGAGGCCTTCAAACGTTTCAAATCCATCGACCTTATGATTGGTAGTACCAGCGGTGATGGGGATGTCG
Above is a window of Lineus longissimus chromosome 3, tnLinLong1.2, whole genome shotgun sequence DNA encoding:
- the LOC135484481 gene encoding neuroligin-4, Y-linked-like gives rise to the protein MDSAMLLIPLLLAVSSVFSQNPLQYGTISVNSSAGVITGMKQYTTVYGNAAPVKCFFGIPYAEPPTGARRFSRPVAKAPFKDVYDATSVDRPICYQNMELLQGNPGPIYNQTEDCLLLNIYAPLHATPSIKRAVMIWIHGGGWVVGSSRQWDGSFIASYGDVVVVTLNYRLGPLGYLGTEDSVVQVNGGLFDQLLAIKWVKANIGAFGGDADAITIFGVSAGGFDTSLQCISPLSAGAGLFKRCIPQSGAAIFTTPNHIPFTRTPLKNAQTLAATLSCTTDNTVDMVECLRTRSVDEIQKAASTLLLDGRPVNFQPVIDGDFLPESPLDLFSNPNMEAFKRFKSIDLMIGSTSGDGDVGLGNFRYLVQQGRVPENFTITKEQFVELLQWWLGDISSDVITNVDEVLQATLNEYLPLVDIDLLEARDILIDMLSDLMFIGPAIATAQTHERMATGAKTFMYFLSYTNGQYAMSSSRRERTAHGADTLYLFNIPSEENWDLANISIPFYIEVTPSDRELAKAMITYWTNFAKYG